A genomic window from Populus nigra chromosome 7, ddPopNigr1.1, whole genome shotgun sequence includes:
- the LOC133700171 gene encoding myb family transcription factor PHL12-like — translation MKKVEIESSLNKGSPSSSLDIRVTKRGVAGSLQEKNMKSAAVRPYVRSKMPRLRWAPDLHHCFVHAVERLGGEDRATPKMVLQIMDVKGLTISHVKSHLQMYRSMKHEQMTQEAGMEAKKNGKEPKIHHSNYLTHTMCCQQNRQLNGKRLVNNNALLHQGRGAHNPANGLALRNASFLKSQRKDREGLWIGKKVSEPFLHEEKTSKEWEQKPDNYIIFKDLLKSCNGTETNDQDKMSAGAAACNKSNQSLEELDQIAQRIDGDRMTLSLKSKVSETFLKLGKAKNSSDVNDVSLELTLA, via the exons ATGAAGAAAGTTGAAATTGAGAGCTCTCTAAATAAAGGGTCTCCATCATCTTCTCTTGATATAAGAGTTACTAAGAGAGGTGTAGCTGGTAgtttgcaagaaaaaaacatgaaatcagCCGCTGTTAGGCCTTATGTTCGATCGAAAATGCCCAGGCTTCGCTGGGCACCTGATCTTCATCACTGCTTTGTGCATGCAGTTGAAAGGCTTGGTGGAGAAGATC GGGCCACCCCAAAGATGGTTTTGCAaatcatggatgtgaagggccTTACCATATCTCACGTAAAGAGCCATCTTCAG ATGTACAGGAGCATGAAGCATGAGCAGATGACACAAG AAGCGGGTATGGAAGCAAAGAAGAATGGTAAGGAGCCTAAGATTCATCATTCAAATTATTTGACGCATACAATGTGCTGCCAACAGAATCGTCAGTTAAATGGCAAGCGATTGGTCAATAACAATGCACTTCTCCATCAAGGCCGTGGAGCTCACAATCCTGCTAATGGGCTTGCCCTAAGAAATGCTAGCTTCTTGAAATCTCAAAG GAAAGACAGGGAAGGGCTGTGGATTGGAAAGAAAGTGAGCGAACCATTCttacatgaagaaaaaacaagcaaGGAGTGGGAGCAGAAACCTGATAATTACATTATCTTCAAGGATCTACTCAAGAGCTGCAATGGCACA GAGACAAATGACCAAGATAAGATGTCAGCAGGTGCCGCAGCTTGCAATAAAAGTAATCAAAGTTTAGAAGAATTAGACCAGATTGCACAGAGAATAGATGGTGACAGGATGACTTTATCCCTAAAATCAAAAGTTTCCGAGACTTTTTTGAAGCTGGGCAAAGCAAAGAATAGTTCAGATGTGAATGATGTTTCTCTTGAGCTCACCCTTGCTTGA
- the LOC133700172 gene encoding glycine-rich protein 5-like, protein MATKLILVLFLALVFGTDARKVAMGKKDAFHEGKTFNFDYFPGYDFGSGFGRGAGAGLGGGAGLGGLGGGGGGGGGDDNGGGFGFGGGAGGGFGSGIGGFGGGGGRGDPFGGGIGGGYGGGAGGGFGGALP, encoded by the coding sequence ATGGCTACGAAGCTTATTTTGGTATTGTTTCTTGCACTTGTTTTTGGCACTGATGCTAGGAAGGTAGCAATGGGCAAAAAGGATGCATTTCATGAGGGTAAGACATTCAACTTTGATTACTTTCCTGGTTATGACTTTGGTTCTGGATTTGGTAGAGGTGCTGGTGCTGGTTTGGGTGGGGGAGCTGGACTGGGAGGGCTTGGTGGTGGAGGAGGGGGAGGAGGAGGTGATGACAATGGTGGAGGGTTTGGCTTTGGAGGTGGAGCTGGAGGTGGATTTGGGTCTGGAATTGGAGGGTTTGGTGGCGGCGGTGGAAGAGGTGATCCTTTTGGTGGTGGGATTGGTGGTGGGTACGGTGGAGGAGCTGGAGGAGGGTTTGGAGGTGCACTGCCTTGA
- the LOC133698247 gene encoding L-ascorbate oxidase homolog yields the protein MGDYRAFCASLVVFLLFLGNGVNCEDPYRFITWKITYGDIYPLGVKQQGILINGQFPGPQIDAVTNENLIISVYNYLREPFLISWNGIQQRRNSWQDGVYGTNCPIPPGKNFTYALQVKDQIGSFFYFPSLGFHKAAGAFGGIRIWSRPRIPVPFPPPAGDFTVLAGDWYKRNHYQLRRILDGGHNLPFPDGLLINGRGWNGYTFTVDPGKTYRFRISNVGLTTSINFRIQGHKMKLVEVEGSHTLQNTYSDLDIHLGQSYSVLVTADQPAKDYYIVVSSRFTKPVLTTTAILHYSNSWQRVSGPIPGGPTTQIDWSLNQARSFRWNLTASGPRPNPQGSYHYGLIKTSRTITLANSGPIINRKQRYAVNGVSYIPADTPLKIADYFNIPGVFSLGSMPSSPSWGNNAYLQTAVMSANFREFIEIVFQNWEDTVQSWHIDGHSFFVVGMDGGQWTPASRARYNLRDTVARCTTQVYPKSWTAIYMALDNVGMWNIRSENWARQYLGQQFYLRVYSPAHSWRDELPIPKNALLCGRARGRHTRPL from the exons ATGGGAGACTACAGGGCCTTTTGTGCTTCTCTCgttgttttcttgttgtttcttgGCAATGGTGTTAATTGTGAAGACCCTTATAGATTCATTACTTGGAAAATCACTTATGGTGATATCTACCCTCTTGGTGTTAAGCAACAG GGGATCTTGATAAATGGGCAGTTTCCAGGGCCACAAATTGATGCTGTTACTAATGAGAACCTCATTATCAGTGTTTACAATTACTTGAGAGAGCCATTCCTCATTTCTTG GAATGGCATACAGCAAAGAAGGAACTCATGGCAAGATGGAGTCTATGGCACTAACTGCCCAATCCCACCAGGAAAAAACTTCACTTATGCTCTCCAAGTGAAGGACCAGATTGGTAGCTTTTTCTATTTCCCATCACTAGGATTCCACAAGGCAGCTGGTGCATTTGGTGGCATCAGAATCTGGAGCCGGCCTCGTATTCCTGTGCCTTTTCCTCCCCCTGCCGGTGATTTCACTGTATTAGCTGGAGACTGGTACAAGAGAAATCATTAT CAATTGAGAAGAATCTTGGATGGCGGCCACAATCTCCCATTCCCTGATGGCCTTCTCATCAATGGTCGTGGATGGAATGGATACACATTCACAGTTGATCCAG GCAAGACATATAGGTTCAGGATATCAAATGTTGGCCTTACAACATCCATTAACTTCAGAATCCAGGGGCACAAGATGAAACTGGTGGAGGTAGAAGGATCCCATACACTACAGAACACATACTCTGACCTCGACATCCATCTTGGACAATCTTATTCTGTCCTCGTCACAGCCGATCAGCCAGCAAAAGACTACTACATTGTTGTTTCCTCGCGCTTCACCAAGCCTGTGCTTACCACAACTGCCATTCTTCACTACAGTAATTCATGGCAAAGAGTTTCTGGCCCTATTCCTGGTGGACCTACTACTCAGATTGATTGGTCCCTCAACCAGGCTCGATCTTTTAG ATGGAATCTGACTGCAAGTGGACCTAGGCCGAATCCCCAAGGGTCTTACCACTATGGATTGATCAAGACCAGCCGCACAATCACCCTTGCAAACTCTGGTCCAATTATCAACCGCAAGCAGCGGTATGCTGTCAATGGTGTCTCATATATTCCTGCGGACACCCCATTAAAAATTGCAGACTACTTCAATATTCCTGGGGTTTTCAGCCTAGGAAGTATGCCTAGCAGCCCCTCCTGGGGTAATAATGCTTACCTCCAGACTGCAGTCATGTCTGCTAACTTTCGTGAATTCATTGAGATTGTTTTCCAAAATTGGGAGGACACTGTTCAGTCATGGCACATTGATGGTCATTCCTTCTTTGTTGTCGG TATGGATGGAGGGCAATGGACACCAGCAAGTAGAGCACGCTACAATTTAAGAGACACGGTAGCTCGTTGCACCACTCAG GTTTATCCCAAGTCATGGACTGCGATTTACATGGCTTTGGACAACGTAGGAATGTGGAACATAAGGTCAGAAAACTGGGCTAGGCAATATTTAGGTCAGCAGTTCTACCTCAGGGTTTACTCTCCAGCACACTCATGGAGAGATGAATTACCAATTCCAAAAAATGCTCTCCTTTGCGGCCGGGCAAGAGGTCGTCACACGAGGCCTCTTTGA
- the LOC133700173 gene encoding glycine-rich cell wall structural protein 1.0-like, with translation MGISSKFLYLALFVLSIASALNGIDYGGDMGDESNYGGRSGWKSDDDDNSDNCYKNWRSCGSFFGNGRDFSTQGKGGSHGSGGGGGGGGGGGGGSHGDEGGGHGEGYGAGAGGGDASVGGGGGGGDGGGGGDASGGFGHGKGYGFGAGVGENGDAGGGGGGGGEGGGGGKGASGGFGHGSGYGAGEGIGGGGNASGDVGGGGGGGGGGGGGGEARGSSQGYGHGSGFGVGGGVGEGEVGGGGGGGGGGGSSGGYGHGSGFGAGGGVSSNRGGGGGGGAGGGGGGGSGSSGGYGHGSGFGAGSGFGVGGGKGEPTGQGQGGYKGHNSNNGVSMGFGFGIGFGFGIGNVEDNDSNDSDNGNP, from the exons ATGGGAATCTCTAGTAAATTCTTGTACCTGGCTCTTTTTGTCTTGAGCATTGCTAGTGCTTTGAATGGCATTGATTATGGAGGTGATATGGGTGATGAAAGCAACTATGGTGGCCGAAGTGGATGGAAGTCTGACGACGATGATAACAGTGATAATTGCTATAAAAATTGGCGAAGTTGTGGAAGCTTTTTCGGGAATGGTAGAGATTTTAGCACCCAAGGTAAAGGGGGTAGTCATGgtagtggtggtggaggaggaggaggaggaggtggaggtggtggaAGTCATGGAGATGAAGGAGGTGGACATGGAGAAGGGTATGGGGCTGGAGCAGGTGGTGGTGATGCTAGtgtaggaggaggaggtggtggcggagatggtggaggtggtggagatGCAAGTGGTGGGTTTGGTCATGGTAAAGGTTATGGATTTGGGGCTGGTGTTGGTGAAAATGGTGATGccggtggaggaggaggaggaggaggagagggtgGCGGTGGAGGAAAAGGGGCCAGTGGAGGATTTGGTCATGGAAGTGGATATGGTGCTGGAGAGGGTATTGGAGGTGGAGGTAATGCAAGTGGTgatgttggtggtggtggtggagggggaggaggtggtggtgggggAGGAGAGGCAAGAGGTTCAAGCCAAGGGTATGGTCATGGAAGTGGTTTTGGAGTAGGTGGTGGTGTAGGAGAAGGGGAAGTAGGTGGaggtggcggtggcggtgggGGTGGTGGTTCTAGTGGTGGGTATGGTCATGGTAGTGGCTTTGGAGCAGGTGGTGGTGTAAGTAGCAATAgaggtggaggtggtggtggcggtgcgggtggtggtggaggtggtgggAGTGGTTCTAGTGGTGGGTATGGTCATGGTAGTGGCTTTGGAGCAG GTAGTGGCTTTGGAGTTGGTGGGGGCAAAGGAGAGCCTACAGGACAGGGACAAGGTGGTTACAAGGGTCATAATAGCAACAATGGCGTTAGCATGGGATTTGGATTTGGCATTGGCTTTGGGTTTGGTATAGGAAATGTTGAAGATAATGATTCAAACGATAGTGATAATGGTAATCCTTAA